A stretch of Thermococcus bergensis DNA encodes these proteins:
- a CDS encoding pantoate kinase, translated as MLIRAFVPAHITAFFVPRFNEEPLLAGSLGAGINLSKGTNVFISLEEGLERHIHIAFNGEPVKKEDAVISYSVAYDILPKDFEGELEIWQYFDFPNGHGFGNSAGGALGTALSLAFAFKEKTFLQAAQTAHKYEVLHKGGLGDVIAQIHGGIEVRIKPGAPGIGVVDNIFFEGYKVLAVPMGRLSTKEVLDSDVIRLIEKEGEKAINALLSNPKVEVLMKEARAFSERTGLLSGELLEIARELDKALKLPSSMVMLGKSLFALLREEEIEKVKSIMDELSIDDYHICEVYTQRPSVERWVEGER; from the coding sequence ATGTTGATAAGGGCTTTTGTTCCAGCACACATCACGGCTTTTTTTGTCCCCAGGTTCAATGAAGAGCCTCTTTTGGCTGGTTCACTTGGGGCCGGCATAAATTTAAGCAAGGGAACCAACGTCTTTATAAGCTTGGAAGAGGGCTTGGAAAGGCACATACACATAGCGTTTAATGGAGAGCCCGTTAAAAAAGAAGATGCAGTTATCAGCTACTCCGTTGCTTATGACATCCTCCCGAAGGATTTTGAAGGGGAGCTTGAAATCTGGCAATATTTCGACTTTCCAAATGGTCACGGTTTTGGGAACAGTGCCGGTGGAGCCCTCGGAACTGCTCTCTCTCTGGCGTTTGCCTTCAAAGAGAAAACCTTTCTTCAGGCTGCTCAAACGGCACATAAATATGAGGTTCTCCACAAAGGTGGGCTGGGAGACGTTATAGCCCAAATCCATGGAGGGATAGAAGTTAGAATAAAACCCGGAGCCCCCGGAATTGGAGTAGTGGATAACATCTTTTTTGAGGGATACAAAGTTCTGGCAGTGCCTATGGGAAGGTTATCTACAAAAGAAGTGCTCGACAGCGATGTGATTCGCCTAATCGAGAAGGAAGGAGAAAAAGCCATTAATGCACTTCTCTCCAACCCTAAAGTTGAAGTTTTGATGAAGGAAGCGAGGGCGTTTTCTGAACGTACGGGTTTGCTCTCAGGTGAGCTTTTGGAAATTGCTAGAGAACTTGATAAAGCACTTAAGTTGCCGTCCTCAATGGTCATGCTGGGCAAGAGCCTGTTTGCCCTTTTGAGGGAAGAGGAAATAGAGAAAGTAAAATCCATCATGGACGAACTTTCCATAGACGATTACCACATATGCGAGGTTTACACCCAGAGGCCCAGCGTTGAAAGATGGGTGGAGGGAGAAAGATGA
- a CDS encoding Na+/H+ antiporter NhaC family protein, which yields MSDFGVLSLLPPLVAIGLAIWSKRVILALFSGIWIGGVMISGWNPITGTTQSLEWIVGSVTDDWNARILIFDFLIGAGVGLIYKSGGVHALAKALSKRVRTSRGASVLGWLMGVLVFFDDYTNTIIVGNTMRPVTDRTRVSREMLAYIDDSTAAPVAGLALISTWIGYELAMIGRGFDAFNISYNSYDAWLSSIPFRFYSILAIILVFIVAYTHRHYGPMLHAEYRARTTGKVLRDGAKPLMTTETDIGAPKEGGSPWDFVIPVLALVVVSLLGLWYTGAANLAAYDQDLGWWTELENPFGVNFISYSFVDSFREADAATALLWGSFVMVVVASIMLLGRKRMTLEEWEETVIRGMKQMIFANTVLVLAWSLGNAADTVGTGSYVINLATSSGADLGPWMPLIMFLAAMFVAFTTGTSWGTFAIMVPLGVQMSLAFTNGQVNEIVFATIGAAFTGSIFGDHCSPISDTTIMSSMFSGSDHIDHVTTQIPYAVTVAVIGAVLYILFGLGVRSWAVLLPLGIVLLVGAWYVLSEWYGKKAGIPHGKVPVYVVEE from the coding sequence GTGTCAGACTTTGGGGTGTTGTCTTTGCTCCCCCCATTGGTAGCAATTGGATTGGCGATATGGTCTAAAAGAGTTATACTAGCGTTGTTTTCGGGTATATGGATTGGTGGGGTAATGATCTCTGGCTGGAACCCGATAACCGGAACCACCCAGAGCCTAGAATGGATAGTGGGCAGCGTTACCGATGACTGGAACGCCAGGATACTCATATTCGACTTCCTCATTGGAGCTGGTGTTGGCCTCATCTACAAGTCCGGTGGAGTGCATGCACTGGCAAAAGCCCTATCCAAGAGGGTAAGAACGAGTAGAGGAGCCTCCGTCCTTGGGTGGCTCATGGGTGTCCTGGTGTTCTTCGATGACTATACCAACACCATTATAGTCGGAAACACGATGCGCCCTGTAACGGACAGGACAAGGGTTTCAAGGGAAATGCTGGCGTACATCGACGATTCAACGGCCGCACCGGTCGCCGGGCTGGCTTTAATCTCAACGTGGATTGGCTATGAGCTGGCGATGATAGGGAGAGGTTTTGATGCGTTCAATATATCATACAATTCATACGATGCCTGGCTCTCAAGCATTCCCTTCAGGTTCTACTCGATTCTGGCGATAATACTCGTGTTCATAGTGGCATACACCCACAGGCACTACGGCCCGATGCTCCACGCTGAGTACCGCGCCAGGACGACCGGCAAAGTCCTTCGCGACGGAGCAAAGCCGCTCATGACCACCGAGACAGACATTGGCGCACCCAAAGAGGGCGGTAGCCCGTGGGACTTCGTCATACCGGTTCTTGCCCTCGTTGTAGTGTCTCTGCTAGGTCTCTGGTACACAGGTGCTGCAAACTTGGCAGCATACGATCAAGACCTCGGATGGTGGACAGAGCTTGAGAACCCCTTCGGCGTGAACTTCATCAGCTACAGCTTCGTTGACTCCTTCCGCGAGGCGGATGCCGCAACGGCCCTGCTCTGGGGATCGTTTGTTATGGTGGTGGTCGCCAGCATAATGCTTCTTGGAAGGAAGAGAATGACCTTGGAAGAATGGGAGGAGACGGTAATCAGGGGAATGAAGCAGATGATCTTCGCCAACACAGTTTTGGTCCTTGCGTGGAGCCTTGGCAATGCAGCCGACACCGTGGGAACTGGCTCCTATGTGATAAACCTCGCCACCAGCTCCGGTGCTGACCTCGGCCCGTGGATGCCCCTCATAATGTTCCTCGCGGCCATGTTCGTGGCCTTCACAACCGGAACCAGCTGGGGAACCTTCGCCATAATGGTACCCCTCGGTGTCCAGATGAGCCTTGCCTTCACAAACGGACAGGTCAACGAGATAGTCTTCGCCACCATCGGAGCTGCCTTCACCGGCTCCATCTTCGGAGACCACTGCTCCCCGATAAGCGACACAACGATCATGAGCTCAATGTTCTCTGGTTCAGACCACATAGACCACGTTACGACCCAGATACCCTACGCCGTCACGGTCGCGGTAATCGGTGCAGTGCTCTACATACTCTTCGGTCTCGGAGTCAGGAGCTGGGCAGTCCTCCTGCCGCTCGGCATAGTGCTGCTCGTTGGCGCCTGGTACGTCCTCAGCGAGTGGTACGGCAAGAAAGCAGGTATCCCACACGGAAAAGTGCCAGTGTATGTTGTTGAAGAGTGA
- a CDS encoding ATP-dependent DNA ligase produces the protein MLYKELVELYKRLEKTTLKTLKTKFVADFLKKVEDPELLEIVPYLILGKVFPDWDERELGVGEKLLIRAVSMATGVNSDEIENSVKDTGDLGESVALALQKRKQKSFFSQPLTIKRVYSTLVKVAETTGEGSQDRKLKYLANLFMDASPEEGKYLARTILGTMRTGVAEGLLRDAIAEAFRVKVELVERAYMLTSDFGFVAKVAKLEGDEGLSKVKIQVGKPIKPMLAQMAANVREALIEMGGEAEFEIKYDGARVQVHKDGDKVVIYSRRLENVTKSIPEVVERVKNALKPEKVIVEGELVAVGEGGRPRPFQYVLRRFRRKYNIEEMIEKIPLELNLFDVLYIDGESMIDVQLIERRKTLESIVETNEWIKVAENLITKNPEEAEEFYQRALELGHEGLMAKRLDSVYEPGNRGKKWLKIKPTMENLDLVIIGAEWGEGRRSGVLSSFLLGAYDPVRGDFVPVGKVGSGFTDEDLIEFTKMLKPLIKKEHGKFVEIEPKVVIEVTYQEIQKSPKYESGFALRFPRFVALREDKGPEDADTVQRIAELYQLQERMKGGK, from the coding sequence ATGCTATACAAAGAACTGGTTGAGCTGTATAAAAGACTTGAGAAAACAACTTTAAAGACCCTCAAGACAAAATTTGTGGCGGACTTTTTAAAGAAAGTTGAGGATCCAGAGCTGTTGGAGATTGTTCCCTATTTAATCCTCGGAAAGGTCTTTCCGGATTGGGACGAGAGAGAGCTCGGCGTGGGCGAGAAGCTACTGATAAGGGCTGTTTCTATGGCCACTGGAGTAAACAGCGATGAGATAGAAAATTCTGTAAAAGATACTGGAGATTTGGGAGAGAGCGTTGCCCTTGCTCTCCAAAAGAGGAAGCAAAAAAGCTTTTTCTCTCAGCCTCTTACAATAAAAAGGGTTTACAGCACTCTGGTTAAAGTTGCCGAAACCACCGGCGAAGGAAGCCAAGATAGAAAGCTGAAGTACCTCGCCAATCTCTTCATGGATGCTTCTCCGGAGGAAGGAAAGTATCTGGCAAGGACAATACTGGGGACTATGAGAACGGGAGTTGCAGAGGGGCTGCTGAGGGATGCAATAGCAGAGGCGTTTAGGGTAAAGGTCGAGCTTGTTGAGAGGGCTTACATGCTTACGAGCGACTTCGGATTCGTGGCTAAGGTAGCAAAGCTTGAGGGAGACGAGGGGCTTTCGAAAGTAAAAATCCAAGTCGGAAAGCCAATTAAGCCAATGCTCGCCCAGATGGCAGCCAACGTTAGAGAGGCATTAATAGAAATGGGCGGGGAAGCGGAGTTTGAGATTAAATATGACGGTGCGAGAGTTCAGGTGCACAAAGATGGGGACAAAGTTGTAATTTACTCAAGACGCCTTGAAAACGTTACAAAGTCGATTCCCGAGGTTGTGGAGAGAGTTAAAAATGCCCTAAAGCCGGAGAAAGTCATTGTAGAGGGTGAACTTGTCGCCGTTGGGGAAGGAGGAAGGCCAAGGCCATTCCAGTATGTGCTGAGGAGGTTTAGAAGGAAGTACAACATAGAAGAGATGATTGAAAAAATACCCCTCGAGCTCAACCTTTTCGACGTTCTTTACATTGACGGCGAAAGCATGATAGACGTTCAGCTCATAGAGAGGAGGAAAACCCTAGAAAGCATTGTAGAGACGAACGAGTGGATAAAAGTCGCCGAGAATTTAATAACAAAGAATCCAGAAGAGGCTGAGGAGTTCTATCAAAGGGCCCTTGAGCTTGGTCATGAAGGGCTAATGGCAAAAAGGCTTGACTCAGTTTACGAGCCTGGTAACAGGGGTAAGAAGTGGCTGAAGATCAAACCAACGATGGAAAACCTCGATTTGGTCATTATAGGTGCAGAATGGGGAGAGGGAAGAAGAAGCGGAGTTCTAAGCTCGTTCCTTTTAGGCGCATACGACCCCGTAAGGGGGGACTTTGTCCCAGTTGGTAAGGTCGGGAGCGGGTTCACAGATGAAGACCTAATAGAGTTCACCAAGATGCTTAAACCTCTTATAAAGAAAGAGCATGGGAAGTTCGTGGAGATAGAGCCCAAAGTGGTTATAGAAGTAACCTACCAGGAGATTCAAAAGAGCCCCAAGTACGAGAGCGGTTTTGCACTGAGGTTCCCGAGATTTGTTGCGTTGAGAGAGGACAAAGGTCCGGAAGATGCCGACACTGTACAAAGGATAGCCGAACTGTATCAGCTCCAGGAAAGAATGAAAGGGGGCAAATGA
- the udg gene encoding type-4 uracil-DNA glycosylase: MKKNEVMKKLEEKIKTCKKCPLGELRTNAVPGSGSYDAKIMFVGEAPGYWEDQKGLPFVGRAGKVLDELLEGIGLTREEVYITNIVKCRPPNNRDPTEEEIKACSPYLDKQIDVIRPKVIVPLGRHSMAYILKKFGFESEPISKIHGKTFEAKTLFGKIIIMPMYHPAVALYRPQLREELEKDFKKLKEMLKELS, from the coding sequence ATGAAAAAAAATGAAGTCATGAAAAAGCTCGAAGAGAAAATAAAGACGTGTAAAAAGTGTCCGTTGGGAGAATTAAGGACAAACGCAGTCCCCGGCTCGGGAAGCTACGATGCCAAAATAATGTTCGTTGGAGAAGCCCCGGGTTATTGGGAAGATCAAAAGGGCCTGCCCTTTGTCGGAAGGGCAGGGAAAGTCCTTGACGAGCTTTTAGAGGGTATCGGACTAACAAGAGAAGAAGTGTACATTACCAACATTGTAAAGTGCCGGCCTCCCAACAACAGGGACCCAACGGAAGAGGAAATCAAGGCCTGCTCTCCGTACTTGGATAAGCAGATTGATGTAATCCGGCCGAAAGTTATAGTCCCTTTGGGAAGGCACTCAATGGCCTATATTCTTAAAAAGTTTGGATTTGAGTCGGAGCCAATAAGCAAAATACATGGAAAAACATTTGAAGCGAAGACACTTTTCGGGAAGATCATCATAATGCCGATGTATCATCCGGCTGTTGCTCTCTATAGGCCCCAGCTTAGAGAGGAACTGGAAAAAGATTTTAAAAAGCTGAAAGAGATGCTGAAAGAGCTATCTTAA